The following proteins are co-located in the Pyricularia oryzae 70-15 chromosome 1, whole genome shotgun sequence genome:
- a CDS encoding protein phosphatase PP2A regulatory subunit A, which yields MADAPNANDELYPIAVLIDELKHDDVLLRLNAIHRLSTIALALGPDRTRDELIPFLDESVEDEDEVLVALSEELGNFVEYVGGSQWGHVLLSPLENLAAIEEPVVRDKAVESLNKICAELSPKQVEEYFIPLTSRLSKADWFTSKISGCGLYTTPYSKVAPPLQEQLRRDFGHLVHDETPMVRRQSATHLAKFVKEMPAAVVVDEMIPMFQHLASDDQDSVRLLTVEVLISVAEVVPKEQQSSHGVLLTTLRNLIEDKSWRVRYMIADRFEKIAKAVDDEVVSRDLVPAFVKLLKDNEAEVRTAIAGQIPGFCALIDRTTLLNEVMGSIEDLVSDSSQHVRAALGTQISGLAPILGKQETIDHLLPMFLQMLKDEFPEVRLHIISKLELVNNVIGIELLSQSLLPAIVQLAEDKQWRVRLAIIEYIPLLASQLGVKFFDEKLSSLCMGWLGDTVFSIREAATHNLKKLTEVFGVEWASEAIIPKVMAMGNHPNYLYRMTTCFAISTLATVVSMDVIGKNILPMLDKLVVDDIPNIRFNVAKTYGVLIDVLRRLPEEGTVYSLEKAGTPFSPSSRGAELIQQRVMPSLEKLQKDDDVDVRYFATTAAAAASGPLPGGEPMNTSP from the exons ATGGCTGACGCGCCAAATGCGAACGACGAGCTCTACCCCATAGCCGTCCTCATCGACGAGCTCAAG CACGACGATGTTCTCCTTCGCCTCAATGCCATCCATCGACTCTCGACCATTGCCCTCGCGCTTGGCCCTGACCGCACTCGTGATGAGCTGATCCCTTTTCTCGACG AATccgtcgaggacgaggatgaggttCTTGTTGCCCTCAGCGAAGAGCTGGGTAACTTTGTCGAGTATGTTGGCGGATCGCAGTGGGGACATGTCCTGCTCTCTCCCCTTGAGAACCTGGCTGCTATcgaggagcccgttgtccgAGACAAG GCTGTCGAGTCACTGAACAAGATCTGCGCCGAGTTGTCACCGAAGCAAGTCGAGGAGTACTTCATCCCCTTGACAAGCCGCCTCTCCAAGGCCGACTGGTTCACTTCCAAGATTTCGGGATGTGGTCTCTACACAACACCATACAGCAAGGTtgcgccgccgctgcaggAGCAGTTGAGGCGCGACTTTGGCCACCTTGTGCACGATGAGACGCCCATGGTTCGCCGGCAATCGGCCACCCACCTTGCCAAATTTGTCAAGGAGATGCCGGCTGCGGTTGTTGTTGATGAAATGATACCCATGTTCCAGCACCTTGCGTCAGACGATCAGGACAGCGTTCGCCTGCTCACCGTCGAAGTTCTCATTTCCGTTGCGGAAGTTGTTCCCAAGGAACAGCAGTCGAGCCATGGTGTCCTGCTGACTACGCTCCGCAATCTGATAGAGGATAAGAGCTGGAGAGTTCGTTACATGATTGCAGACAGGTTTGAGAAG ATTGCAAAAGCTGTCGATGACGAGGTGGTATCCAGGGATCTTGTCCCAGCGTTTGTTAAGCTCCTGAAGGACAACGAGGCCGAGGTCCGGACGGCCATAGCAGGGCAAATCCCAGGTTTCTGCGCCTTGATTGACAGGACGACGCTTCTCAACGAGGTTATGGGCAGCATTGAGGATCTGGTTTCGGACAGTTCGCAACACGTTCGCGCAGCTCTGGGTACACAGATCTCGGGCTTGGCCCCCATCCTTGGCAAACAAGA GACCATCGATCACTTGCTCCCAATGTTCCTGCAAATGCTTAAGGACGAGTTCCCCGAGGTCCGGTTGCACATCATTTCGAAGCTTGAGCTGGTGAACAATG TTATTGGCATTGAGCTCCTTTCACAGTCACTGCTCCCTGCTATTGTTCAACTAGCTGAGGACAAGCAGTGGCGGGTGCGGTTGGCCATTATCGAGTACATCCCACTGCTGGCCAGCCAGCTTGGCGTCAAGTTCTTCGATGAAAAGCTGAGCAGCTTGTGCATGGGTTGGCTTGGCGACACCGTCTTCTCCATCAGAGAAGCTGCAACCCACAACCTGAAGAAGCTCACCGAAGTCTTTGGAGTCGAGTGGGCCAGTGAAGCCATTATTCCCAAGGTGATGGCTATGGGCAACCACCCCAACTACCTGTACCGCATGACAACATGCTTCGCCATCTCG ACTCTGGCTACCGTTGTCAGCATGGACGTGATTGGTAAGAATATCCTGCCGATGCTGGACAAGCTCGTCGTCGACGACATTCCCAACATCCGGTTCAATGTTGCCAAGACATACGGTGTCTTGATCGACGTCCTCCGCCGCCTTCCTGAGGAGGGCACCGTTTACTCACTGGAGAAGGCTGGTACGCCGTTCAGCCCCTCGTCCAGGGGAGCAGAGCTTATCCAGCAGCGCGTCATGCCAAGTCTGGAGAAGCTACAGAAGGATGACGATGTAGATGTTCGATACTTCGCAACGACGGCGGCCGCGGCTGCGTCTGGACCGCTCCCTGGCGGCGAGCCTATGAATACGTCACCATAG
- a CDS encoding protein phosphatase, translating to MDVKQTIEGVHAITGGTATLGILKLTDYHIIFCVPPPPGSPSNTRPRENFISYPILNHCAFRPTPPSSGIPSSIRLRCRDFSYVTFNIPDDKTAREAFDFIKTRTCKLGAIEKLYAFIYQPTRPERGLNGWALYDSRDEFRRQGVSAKARDLGWRISDINKDYVFSPTYPSVLVVPTSISDNVLKYAANHRSRARIPTLTYLHPVNNCAITRSSQPCVGLRGNRSIQDERLVGACFSAAIADSGAGGSFESSPSNSQTDAAVVSVPEPGLTETDRHEDAAVGGPGTTFEFDEKTGKRVIYGATRQNLIVDARPAINSYAMQAIGLGSENMDYYKFAKKVFLNIDNIHVMRAALNKVIEAIKEADVSPLPPNKELLAKSGWLKHINGILEGSHLIARQVGIYHSNVLIHCSDGWDRTSQLSALSQIMLDPFYRTIDGFIILVEKDWLSFGHMFQRRSGFLNHEQWFVTQNDAMAGVRIEPNENESRGEALENAMASARRFFSKNLTQDKDDSDGEGGEGYNAKNATAPVSEDQATRPKEISPVFHQFLDATYQLVRQNPTRFEFNERFLRRLLYHLYSCQYGTFLFNNEKQRKDAKVEERTSSVWNYFLSRRPEFTNPDYDPVVDDMTRGKERLLFPREGEIRWWHQLFSRRDEEMNGALDEAASAAEKIATYQSMSSGPQPNTAPGTPHPPGSPKQAPPGLPTSKSVLVGVESGQTLLTPEKQPTELPRRSSASTSELPEDPLGALQEGLGNMKVQQGVKRVVGKSPGISASGQDGSGGVSGPGSAPGGKSGKESPVDSPQPSSTLPTV from the exons ATGGATGTCAAGCAG ACAATAGAGGGCGTTCACGCCATCACCGGTGGAACCGCGACTCTAGGGATCCTCAAGCTTACCGACTATCATATCATATTTTGCGTACCTCCTCCGCCCGGCAGTCCGTCGAACACTCGCCCTAGAGAAAACTTTATTTCGTATCCAATCCTGAACCACTGCGCATTTCGGCCAACCCCGCCGTCGAGTGGAATACCTTCGTCGATAAGGCTGCGGTGCCGCGACTTTAGTTACGTCACTTTCAATATCCCCGACGACAAGACCGCTCGTGAAGCATTCGACTTCATCAAAACCAGAACTTGCAAGCTGGGGGCCATCGAGAAGCTTTATGCGTTCATCTATCAACCAACAAGACCTGAAAGAGGGCTGAACGGCTGGGCTTTATATGATTCACGGGATGAATTTCGGCGCCAAGGGGTGAGCGCAAAGGCGAGAGATCTCGGGTGGAGGATATCGGATATCAACAAGGACTACGTCTTTTCTCCGACATACCCGTCCGTTCTCGTCGTGCCGACGTCGATCTCGGACAATGTCCTTAAATACGCCGCTAATCATCGATCGCGCGCCCGAATTCCTACCCTGACATACTTGCATCCTGTAAACAACTGTGCGATCACGCGGAGCTCGCAGCCCTGCGTGGGGCTACGTGGCAATCGCAGCATACAGGATGAGCGCCTCGTCGGTGCCTGCTTCTCGGCTGCCATTGCGGACTCGGGCGCCGGCGGTTCATTCGAATCCAGTCCGTCAAATAGCCAAACAGATGCGGCCGTGGTGTCCGTGCCTGAGCCAGGTCTCACCGAGACGGATCGTCACGAAGATGCAGCGGTCGGCGGCCCTGGTACCACGTTTGAGTTTGATGAGAAAACCGGGAAGAGGGTTATCTACGGCGCCACGCGGCAGAATCTGATCGTTGATGCAAGACCTGCTATCAATTCTTACGCGATGCAGGCTATAGGGCTGGGTTCTGAGAACATGGACTACTATAAATTTGCAAAGAAGGTCTTTCTTAACATCGACAACATCCACGTGATGCGAGCGGCTCTTAACAAGGTCATTGAGGCCATCAAGGAGGCCGATGTATCTCCTTTGCCTCCCAACAAGGAACTTCTCGCAAAGAGCGGCTGGCTAAAGCACATTAATGGCATCCTGGAGGGCTCTCACTTAATTGCTCGACAGGTTGGTATTTACCATTCGAATGTATTGATACACTGCTCAGACGGTTGGGATCGCACAAGCCAGCTCAGTGCACTTTCACAGATCATGCTGGATCCCTTCTACAGGACAATCGACGGGTTCATAATATTAGTGGAGAAGGACTGGCTATCGTTTGGACACATGTTCCAGCGACGATCGGGCTTTCTTAACCACGAACAGTGGTTTGTCACGCAAAACGATGCCATGGCAGGAGTAAGAATCGAACCGAACGAGAATGAAAGCCGCGGCGAGGCCTTGGAGAATGCAATGGCTTCAGCAAGGCGATTCTTCTCAAAGAATTTGACCCAGGACAAGGACGACTCTGATGGCGAGGGGGGGGAAGGCTATAATGCAAAGAATGCAACAGCGCCAGTCTCGGAGGATCAGGCTACCCGGCCCAAGGAGATCAGTCCCGTCTTTCACCAGTTTCTCGACGCTACATATCAGCTAGTGAGGCAAAATCCGACGCGCTTCGAGTTTAACGAACGCTTCCTCCGCCGGCTGCTCTATCATTTGTATTCCTGCCAATATGGTACCTTCCTATTCAACAATGagaagcaaagaaaagacGCCAAGGTTGAGGAGCGTACTTCCTCGGTTTGGAACTACTTCTTATCACGTCGCCCGGAGTTCACCAACCCGGATTACGATCCTGTCGTTGATGACATGACACGCGGCAAGGAGCGACTCCTCTTCCCTCGTGAGGGTGAAATTCGTTGGTGGCACCAACTTTTTTCGAGAAGAGACGAAGAAATGAATGGTGCATTGGATGAGGCGGCGTCTGCAGCAGAGAAAATTGCTACATATCAATCAATGTCATCAGGACCGCAGCCCAATACAGCTCCTGGAACTCCGCATCCGCCCGGAAGTCCGAAGCAAGCACCACCGGGCCTCCCAACCAGCAAATCAGTCTTGGTGGGTGTTGAAAGTGGCCAGACGCTCCTCACGCCAGAAAAACAACCGACAGAGCTTCCCAGACGCTCATCTGCCTCTACCTCGGAGTTGCCGGAAGATCCATTGGGTGCTTTGCAAGAAGGTCTCGGGAACATGAAAGTGCAACAGGGCGTCAAGCGTGTCGTTGGGAAGTCTCCAGGAATCAGCGCGAGCGGCCAGGATGGGAGTGGTGGCGTCTCAGGCCCAGGTTCTGCGCCAGGCGGTAAATCCGGCAAAGAATCGCCGGTTGATTCTCCGCAGCCATCGAGCACGCTGCCAACCGTTTAG
- a CDS encoding 40S ribosomal protein S3: MATPGAAQISKRRKFVADGVFYAELNEFFQRELAEEGYSGVEVRVTPTVTDIIIRATHTQEVLGEQGRRIRELTSLIQKRFKFPADSVSLYAAKVQNRGLSAVAQCESLRYKLLNGLAVRRACYGVLRFIMESGAKGCEVVVSGKLRAARAKSMKFTDGFMIHSGQPAKDFIDSATRHVLLRQGVLGIKVKIMRGSDPEGKAGPQKSLPDAVTILEPKEEQPVVQPVSQDYGAKAAQVQAAAEAARQAEQGEGEEQEPAAEQ, from the exons ATGGCTACTCCCGGTGCTGCTCAAAT CTCCAAGAGGAGAAAGTTCGTCGCTGACGGTGTCTTCTACGCCGAGCTGAACGAGTTCTTCCAGCGTGAGCTGGCTGAGGAGGGTTACTCGGGCGTTGAGGTCCGCGTCACTCCCACCGTTACCGACATCATCATCCGCGCCACCCACACCCAGGAGGTCCTTGGCGAGCAGGGCCGCCGCATCCGCGAGCTCACCTCGCTCATTCAGAAGCGCTTCAAGTTCCCGGCCGACTCTGTCTCACTCTATGCCGCCAAGGTACAGAACCGCGGTCTGTCGGCCGTCGCCCAGTGCGAGTCGCTCCGCTACAAGCTTCTGAACGGTCTGGCCGTCCGTCGCGCCTGCTACGGTGTCCTTCGCTTCATCATGGAGTCTGGCGCCAAGGGTTGCGAGGTCGTCGTCTCAGGCAAGCTCCGTGCCGCTCGTGCCAAGTCCATGAAGTTCACCGACGGCTTCATGATTCACTCCGGTCAGCCCGCCAAGGACTTCATTGACAGCGCCACCCGTCACGTCCTCCTTCGCCAGGGTGTCCTGGGTATCAAGGTCAAGATCATGCGCGGCTCTGACCCCGAGGGCAAGGCCGGCCCCCAGAAGTCGCTGCCTGACGCCGTCACCATCCTCGAGCCTAAGGAGGAGCAGCCCGTCGTTCAGCCCGTCAGCCAAGACTACGGCGCCAAGGCCGCCCAGGTccaggctgctgctgaggcCGCAAGGCAGGCTGAGCAGGGTGAGGGTGAGGAGCAGGAGCCCGCTGCCGAGCAATAG